CGATCAAGTCTGCGAGATGTAAATCGCGAACACCATGACCACGCCATAGTTTGTTTTTGCCTATCCTGGCTGAATGAATTTTGTGGCCACTGCGGAGCACTCTTGGTATCGGATACCTACCATACGTGGAGCTAAACGGCGACCACCTGGACAGACACCTCGATTCCTTGATAGGCGTGGCTTGGCCCTTCCCAACTGCCGGAGAGAGGTGCCGCTTTTTCTTGTTCGCGAGCAACTGCCACCGAGATGTGTTCTGCACTGGCCAACTTATTATTGGTGGGATCAAAACCACGCCAACCTGATCCTGGCAGATATACTTCGGTCCAAGCATGGGTTGCCCCATGTTGCCCGGCTTCCATCTGGATGTAGCCAGTCACGAATCTAGACGCGAAACCCCAGTAACGCACTGCTTCCATCATCAGCACTGCGTAGTCGCGGCAGGATCCGCTGCCGAGTGCCAGTGTTTGATGCGGTAACTGAACTCCCATGGTGTCGCGGGACATGTAAGTCAGCGATTCAAAAATGCGTGTGTTCAACTGACATAGTAACTGGAAGGTATCGACGATCTGTCCTGGCTGATACAGTTCGCGAAGCCAGTCATGAAGAGCCAAGCCGTCGTATGGATAGCTCGGCAAGCGGTAAGGAACGAGTTCAACCTGTTCGTCTGGTGAGTATTGAAACGGGTAGGACCGGGCACGAGGATCGATCAAACATTCAATCGGATTGTCGTCCGAGACGTCCACGTCAATTTCGGCCAAAACCTTCAAGCGATCGGCCTTCTCTTCAAAGGTGACAATGGCTACCGAATTCCCCTCGATATCCCTTAGCCAGCGCACATTAGCCGCTGGTTCAATCTCGAGTTTCGTGTTGATGATCCGTAAGTCGTGTCCCTCGCGGGGGCGCATTAGAATTCGATGCTGGTGAAATGTGACCGGTTCGCTGTAGTGATAGACAGTCGAGTGAATAATGCGTTTCCGTTGCATATTGGTTGAACTACTCAATGCCGTACTCCGCTTCTTCGATCCGTACCAAATGGAAATGCCCGAATATCTCAGATCCGAAATGTACCATCACCGGAATATGATCAAGACCGAAATTGCGCATGCCGGATTCAAAAACATGATTTTTTCCCTCTCCTAGATGCATTGCAACTAGGAGAGCATCGTGCCCGATCTCTCCCCAGGTGACAGGCACGCAGGGCGTGCGAAAAGAAGATCAAAGAAGGAACGACGGTCGCGTCCAGCGGTGGTAAATTGCGTTTACCGTGAGGCGATCAACTCCGTCATCATACGGCACGTAAATACTGAGCCGTAAACAACTGAAGCTATAGCGCTGAGAAGGAATGGGGACGAGCAGCCATTCGACTTAGGATGGCTGCTGCTTAGGTAGTGATCGGATGCCGAACGACAACATGATCCATGCCCATCCGTTGAAGATTAGATCGATCCCAAGGAACAGACCGATTACCCACAGCCCGGAGGCTGGCCACTGCTTATAAATCAGCATGCCCATCATCAGCGTGATGCCGCCATTGAGCAAGACCCACGGCCAGCCGGTAAACCGCTCGGACATCGCAAACACCATGCGAAAGATCCCGCTCATAATCAAAATAATTGCGATCACAAGCGTGAGGTTAATAGCCGCTTCCATTGGCTGCTCGATAATGATGAAACCGGCAACCATGTACATGATCCCGATCAGGAGATGCAGCAACATGCCGCTCCAGCGACCGGTGGAAAACGAGTGAACAACGATCGAGATGCCACTGGCCAATATCACAAACCCAAACAGCCAGGTTGCCGCCACGGTAACCGTCGCCAAGCACGCCCAACTGATCGCGAATAAGCCCATGACGACCATGCCGATCCCAAGGACTAAAAACCAAACCCAATTACCCTGCAGATCTTGAGGTTCTTTCGTGGGCGTCGTTTCGGTCTGCATGGTTATTCTCGGCACAAAGATGTTCTAGGTAGCGACAAGCTAGACGCATTAATCAGTGGCGGGATAGTCGGGTTTTCGCAACCCATACACTCCTTCCAGGAAAATACCCTACCTTTAGGTGAAGTCAACAGAAGCAGGATTGATTTCCCGAATAAAGAACCGGAATATGCCAGAAGTCTGGCTTTATAGCCTTTTTGTCGCTTTCGCTCAACGACTGACCCTGCGAACCGTACCGACCATAAAGCCAGGGTTTTGATTCAGGGCAGCGGCAATTGCCTGGTCACTGTCACGCCCTAAGGCTACTACCCATTGCGGCGGTAGAGGGTTGCCTGGTTGTGGATATAGAGTCACTTCCCAGGCCGAAGTCAGACCAACTCGTACCGCAGAAAGATTCAGATTCATCTTGGCGATCTGCGTCTGGATCTCTTGATTACGAAAGTGTGCCGCAGCCAGCGTCTGCAGCATAAAAGCTTGCTCACGCGGCAAATCATCGCTGGCTTGTAGCTCGGCGTCGATCTGGCTAATCTTCCATTCGGCCCAGCCGGCAGTTAGCCAATCGTGATCCTTCTCGTCAAAAACAAAGAATGGAACGGCATATTCATCGCCATTTTCCGATTCAAAGATCACTCCATTCACTTGGAACGTTCGGGCAACACCCCGTTGGCGAAGCACCCAGTTTTGGAATGCACGTTGATCGGGTAGATCGATTTCGTCGAAATGCGAAACGATCTGAGGGATTAGTTGGCGATAGAAATCGGGCAAGCTATTAAGCAGTCGATCGTTAACGTAGACCCTGCCGCGTCGTCGTTGGACCGTGACATCCCGACTGGCGAAATCGACGATTCGCCCCACCAGTTTCTGGCCGTCTGCGGTTACCCAGGTTTGCATTCCACCCAGGTTCTTTTCGTGGATCGCTTCGGCGGTTTCTGAAGCTAGATACTTTTGATCCTGAACCGATAGATCATCAATCTTAGCAATCCCCATTTCCATGTCGGCGCGCTGAAGCACGACATAGTAGTCGTCAAATCCGACGAGTTCTGCCTCTAGAGAATAGTCTCCCGAACGCGCCGTCCACTCACGTGCTTCGCTGCTGGAAGCAAAAAGCAACACAATCGAGACGCAAATCCACACATACGCCATGATGGTACTCCTGGTGAAACATTCCTCTGCTCACCGGATTATAATCATTGATCTACCAAGGGGCGTCAAAACTTATTTGGCTCGAGGCCAAGTGTACATTTTCGAAGCTAAGCCAACTTTCGCGGGGCAGTTGGTCTCTGTCTTATCTTTCATCACGCCACGATATTTAATCGCTAAACCCATCTTCGTTTTAGAGCAACCTCAATGACTTTGGATTTGCGTTGGACTACAATCAACGTGTTCCTGATGGACGCATCTTTCCCAAGTATCATTCAAGTACTCACCGCGTTGTATTCAGACCTTCTGGGAGAAGCCGCATATGGCGGACGGGCCTCAACTGCCTTCGCATTATGTTTCTACGGGCCATCTGCCAGATGAGTATGTCGTCGAGTCGCTCGTGAAAGAAGCCTACGAGCAATTCAAAAGCAATTCCGAAGGACGAAACTCGCAGGTCTACCCAGCCCTCGCACGCGTTCGTCCCGATTTGTTTGGTATCTGCGTTGTGAGTTCGGCAGGCAAGGTCTATTCCGCCGGGGATTCAGATCACGGATTCACAATCATGAGTGTTTCCAAGCCGTTCGTCATGGCGCTCGTGTGCGAGTGTCTAGGGCCTGAGGAAGTACGCGATAAGGTCGGTGTAAATGCCACTGGCAGAGCGTTCAATTCGCTCGAAGGAATTGAACGTGGGGATGACGGCCGGACGAATCCGATGGTGAATTCAGGTGCGATTGCAACCACAAGCCTGGTTCCTGGCGACACACTGGAGGCAAAGTGGAGCTTCATTCACCAGGGTTTGTCGCGATTCGCAGGACGCGATCTGGCGATGAATGAAGAAGTTTTCACCTGCGCAATGGAAACGAATTTTCGCAATCAGTCGATAGCACGCATGCTACAAAGCTTCGGGCGTATCTATATGCCACCCATGGAAGCGATTGACCTATATACCAGGCAGTGTTCGTTGATCGTGACCGCGAAGGATTTGGCCGTCATGGGTGCCACGTTGGCAGACGGTGGAGTGAATCCAATCACAAGGGAAAGAGTTGTGGCATCTACGGTATGCCATTACGCTCTCGCGGTCATGTTGACGGCCGGACTATACGAAACTTCCGGCGACTGGCTTTATGAAATTGGGCTACCGGGAAAGAGCGGGATTGGAGGAGGAATTGCCACGGTCTCGCCTGGAAAAGCGGGGCTGGGAACCTTTGCTCCGCCGCTTGATAACACCGGTAACAGTGTCAAGGGACAACTGGCCGCCAAGTTCCTTTCCAAACGATTGGGGATGGATCTGCTCGTTTCCCAACCTGAAGCCTAGTCGATTCGTTCTCCCTCCGGATTCCGGTGCTTCATTCTCGTGCAAGAGGGGACCAGAAGGGGTTTAGCTCAGATTAAAAGGGAAAGAGAATTGGCACCAAAACGATGCTGATCAACATGACGATCACCGTAAACGGAACGCCGATTCGGACGAAATCACCGAACGAATAATTGCCCGGAGTTACCACGAGAGTGTTCACCGGCGAAGAAACTGGCGTCATGAATGCGGATGACGCAGCCAAAGCAACAATCATGGCAAATGGGTAGGGCGATGCGTCGAAGTCTTTGGCAAGTGCCAACGCGACCGGGGCCATCAACACCGCCGTTGCCGTATTGGAAATGAACATGCCCAGGATTGCCGTGATTGCAAAAATGCAGGCCAGCACGGTACGCCAACCAAGGCCACCGATGACCGCCATCAATCCGTCGGCAAGCAGGTCCACTCCCCCAGTGCGCTGAAGAGCGATGGAAAACGGCAACATACCCACAATCAGCACCAACGTCTTCCAGTCGATGGAACGATAGGCGCTGTTCAGATCGATGATCCCGAAGGCACCCATCAACAGGCAACCTGCGAGTGCGGCGAGGACGTTGGGCACCAAACCACTAACCATCAATCCCACAACCAACACCAGACAGACGACTGCTGGGATTGCTTTGCCTGGGGCTGGAAGTACTTCTTCAATTTCAACCGGCACGTTGTACAAAACCAGGTCACCACCGTGCGACTGCAAGTTGCGAATGGCCCGCCACGGTCCAATTACCAACAACACATCACCGACCTTCATCTCCTCGTCTTTTAGATTGCCGACATGTTCCTGACGACCTCGACGAAGCCCAATCACGCGCAAGTCGTATTCATCATGGAAGTGGGCTTCGACTAACGATTTGCCTACCAACTCCGATGTCGCCGGTAACAATACTTCGGCCATACCGATCTCTTGCGAACGATCGGAAAAGTAACCGCCAGTCAATGGCAGTCTGTCGACGGCATATCGCGTACAAAGCTCTTCGACAACGGTCGCGTCGGCCCGCAAATCGATGAACAGGATATCACCGACTTCCAACAGCGTCTTATTGGTTGGCTGGATGAGCGTTTTGCCCCGTTCAATCGCGATAATCTTGGCACCGGTGTCCTCCGCCGAACGAATACTCTCGATCGTCTTTCCCACAAGTGGTGAAGCAGCAGAAATTGAAACGCGATGCTCGGCTTCTGCCAGGCGATACTCCTCCACCCACTTCGCGAGATTCGGCCCGCTTTGCTGCTGCGTTTCCGACTCGCTCGAACCGAGCCAGCGTCGCGCGAACAACATATAGCCGATACCGGCGAACAGGATCGGAATCCCAAACGGGGTGAATGCGAAAAAGTGAAAACCATCAAGACCATGACGTTCCAACTCACCGCTGACAACCAGATTCGGTGCCGTAGCGATTAACGTCATCATGCCGCTGATCAACGCTGCCGTACTCAGTGGCATCATCAACCGTCCGGGAGAGCAGCCTGTGCCTTGTGAAATCCGCAGCACAACGGGAATAAAGATGGCCGTGATGGCCGTCGAACTCATGAAGGCACCAAGTGCACAGACAACCAACATCAACATCAAGATCAGGCGAACTTCGCTGCTCCCCGCCTTTTTCGACAGCCAATCCCCGATAGATCTGGCGACGCCGGTTCTTACCAATCCATCGCCGATCACAAACAACGCGGCAATCAAGACGATATTTGCGTCGCTGAATCCTGCTAAAGATTCGTTGACGGTAATAATCCCAGTCAACGGCAAGGCGACAAGCATGATCAACGCTACCGCATCCATGCGCGGTTTGTTGACGGCGAACATAGCAATCGCCGAAATGAGCAACGCCAATACGACAAGCAATTCGAATGTCATCTGATCAAGCTATCCAGTGAATGGCATGCGGTGGAAAGGCACAGACAGCAGGCCTGCCTCTTACGACGTCTCACCTGGCTTCTCATGAATGTTGTACATGATGGCGTACATAACAGGCGTAACGAACAGTGATAGCACAGCGGCAAACGACAGTCCGAACATAATGCATACGGCCATCGCGCCAAAGAACGGATCCTTAAGCAGCGGTATCATCCCCAAGACCGTCGTAAGAACGACCATCGAGACGGGACGCATTTTGCTGGTGCCGCCATAAATAATGGCGTCGTAGGGGGACTTGCCGTTGGCAATTTCTGTCTCGATCTTGCTTACGACCACGATCTGATTCTTAATCAGTTCACCCCCCAGCGATAACACGCCGAGAAGCGCCATGAAGCCGAATGGCTGGCCAGTCAATAACAAGCCGACCGTTACCCCGATGATCGACAGGGGCATGATCAACCAAATCAGCGCCGTAACACGAAACGAATTGAACAAACAGACGACAATGAAGCCCATCAACGCCAAAAAGTAAGGAAGTGGTTGGGCCAGGGCGGTTCGAGCTCTGGCTGAGTCTTCATATTCGCCCCCCCACTGCAAACTGTAGCCAGGAGGCAACTCAATCGCCTCGATATCGGAGCGAATTCGATTGAAAAGTTGGCTCGGCAAACCTTGCCGGGGATC
Above is a window of Blastopirellula marina DNA encoding:
- a CDS encoding SHD1 domain-containing protein, producing MAYVWICVSIVLLFASSSEAREWTARSGDYSLEAELVGFDDYYVVLQRADMEMGIAKIDDLSVQDQKYLASETAEAIHEKNLGGMQTWVTADGQKLVGRIVDFASRDVTVQRRRGRVYVNDRLLNSLPDFYRQLIPQIVSHFDEIDLPDQRAFQNWVLRQRGVARTFQVNGVIFESENGDEYAVPFFVFDEKDHDWLTAGWAEWKISQIDAELQASDDLPREQAFMLQTLAAAHFRNQEIQTQIAKMNLNLSAVRVGLTSAWEVTLYPQPGNPLPPQWVVALGRDSDQAIAAALNQNPGFMVGTVRRVSR
- the glsA gene encoding glutaminase A, coding for MADGPQLPSHYVSTGHLPDEYVVESLVKEAYEQFKSNSEGRNSQVYPALARVRPDLFGICVVSSAGKVYSAGDSDHGFTIMSVSKPFVMALVCECLGPEEVRDKVGVNATGRAFNSLEGIERGDDGRTNPMVNSGAIATTSLVPGDTLEAKWSFIHQGLSRFAGRDLAMNEEVFTCAMETNFRNQSIARMLQSFGRIYMPPMEAIDLYTRQCSLIVTAKDLAVMGATLADGGVNPITRERVVASTVCHYALAVMLTAGLYETSGDWLYEIGLPGKSGIGGGIATVSPGKAGLGTFAPPLDNTGNSVKGQLAAKFLSKRLGMDLLVSQPEA
- a CDS encoding HdeD family acid-resistance protein codes for the protein MQTETTPTKEPQDLQGNWVWFLVLGIGMVVMGLFAISWACLATVTVAATWLFGFVILASGISIVVHSFSTGRWSGMLLHLLIGIMYMVAGFIIIEQPMEAAINLTLVIAIILIMSGIFRMVFAMSERFTGWPWVLLNGGITLMMGMLIYKQWPASGLWVIGLFLGIDLIFNGWAWIMLSFGIRSLPKQQPS
- a CDS encoding SLC13 family permease, with amino-acid sequence MTFELLVVLALLISAIAMFAVNKPRMDAVALIMLVALPLTGIITVNESLAGFSDANIVLIAALFVIGDGLVRTGVARSIGDWLSKKAGSSEVRLILMLMLVVCALGAFMSSTAITAIFIPVVLRISQGTGCSPGRLMMPLSTAALISGMMTLIATAPNLVVSGELERHGLDGFHFFAFTPFGIPILFAGIGYMLFARRWLGSSESETQQQSGPNLAKWVEEYRLAEAEHRVSISAASPLVGKTIESIRSAEDTGAKIIAIERGKTLIQPTNKTLLEVGDILFIDLRADATVVEELCTRYAVDRLPLTGGYFSDRSQEIGMAEVLLPATSELVGKSLVEAHFHDEYDLRVIGLRRGRQEHVGNLKDEEMKVGDVLLVIGPWRAIRNLQSHGGDLVLYNVPVEIEEVLPAPGKAIPAVVCLVLVVGLMVSGLVPNVLAALAGCLLMGAFGIIDLNSAYRSIDWKTLVLIVGMLPFSIALQRTGGVDLLADGLMAVIGGLGWRTVLACIFAITAILGMFISNTATAVLMAPVALALAKDFDASPYPFAMIVALAASSAFMTPVSSPVNTLVVTPGNYSFGDFVRIGVPFTVIVMLISIVLVPILFPF
- a CDS encoding transglutaminase N-terminal domain-containing protein; this translates as MSSSTNMQRKRIIHSTVYHYSEPVTFHQHRILMRPREGHDLRIINTKLEIEPAANVRWLRDIEGNSVAIVTFEEKADRLKVLAEIDVDVSDDNPIECLIDPRARSYPFQYSPDEQVELVPYRLPSYPYDGLALHDWLRELYQPGQIVDTFQLLCQLNTRIFESLTYMSRDTMGVQLPHQTLALGSGSCRDYAVLMMEAVRYWGFASRFVTGYIQMEAGQHGATHAWTEVYLPGSGWRGFDPTNNKLASAEHISVAVAREQEKAAPLSGSWEGPSHAYQGIEVSVQVVAV